The DNA region aattataagaATTTGCTCTGGGTTGATTTCAGTCGATTTGAACAAGGAGGTGGAAAAGAGAAAGAcgtaagaaatatttttcacgactgaaaaatgttcctttaacATCCTGGAATCGAACCAGTGGTGCttccatttagtttttatgaagGTGGTCAGACCAGGCCTGTAAAACACTTAGGCTGGtgaaactaaaaagaaaagaagataaaaatttCAGGCATGGGCCGTGGCCCCCTTTGTCCCCCCTTTTGAAAGCATCACTGTTTCTAACTTTCCATACTAATACTCAGCAACAGCTGCTCATTGTTTCAGAGCAAATAACTACaaaaatgtctggttttaatGGTGTTAACactaataaataaacttaacttCCCCACACAGAAGCAGCAGGGGTGTACTTAGTTTCCGTCCCTGTGTAGAGATCAAAACTTTCTCTTCGCTATGATTGAACTATTTgtgttgcaaaataaatacCTACACAGTGGtgttagtaaaaaaataaaatttatttacttcGTATTCTAATGTCTAGTGTCGCCTTTTAATGAGCACAAAAGCTCATTATATATTGGATAGTAgtttactttgactagacctaCGAAGCCTTTAGAAGTGAGCTGCAAAAATATTGTCCTGTATGTTAAAAGTCTTTAGTTTGATTAAATCTGttaatgttgcataaaatgcagttttacagtgtttgtgttttgctgtcaGACTTTCTCATAGAAAACATTCATAATGTCTAATAAACGTCCTGAACAACGAGGTACAAATGCTCCTTTATTTGAAGTGACCGAGTTTCCTTTTCCGCTAACGTCAACAGCTCCAAGAAATAATTACATTCACGTCCGAAGCGATTCGTTTGAGCAGCTCAGCCGCTTCCTGCCGCACACAGGAAAtggcacacacacataaataccAGGAAAAATTCAACGTTTTCCAAACAAATCGGCCGTTTGACtttattaacaaattaattaagGCGTATTCATAAATTATGctgctaaaatattcaaaaagaatATTCTTCTAGAGGGTGTTAATCAacattatgtacattttataaTGGTTTACGAGTCCTTGAACacttcaaaactgaaaagaaccaaaacatttcgatcaaattagctttttaaagGGCACATATCATACAGCAGAtctacaaaaactgaaaacaagaaCCCTCcaccacatttttaaaaggatttttgtcaataaaaatacattggtaaccacactgctcttaaacaggaagtgaataCCATATATGGAAGCTGTGATGTTCAGTTTTTACGTTTTTTACTGGAGAAActgtttggtttaaaaagaGGAACATGTTGAATtggatgtgttttatttttagtattatgaaataaattaaaggaaTAAAGTAAGATGACACAACAGAGTTTATAACCCGGACAAGACGGATCGCTGCTAAGGTGGACAtggttgtttgtgagcataaagtttacccagaaattaaatatgtttagtgATTTCTGCAGGTCAAATTAAATCCCCAAACGTTCCCCATGCATGTTTAGCCCTGATAGTTAGcttcaaaattaaactttattccTCTTATCCAGCACTTTTAGGTCTAAAGAACTTGGTTTACAAATAACAAACCTGGAGGTAAACCTCTAGAGTTTGACTGGTGTGTCTCAACACATCGTAGTAAAAGACAGAAACTCTgttttttatgtggaaaaagtgagGCTTGCACAATCACTGTACATTTATTCTGGTTAGAATCACATCAGCTGGCAAAATTTCTGGtctatattttgtttatgtggTGAATTAGAGAAAGAGCAGATAAACCCCAAGGTAGGTTGCCGGTTGGCTGAGTCTCCAATGTACCTCAAAAATCACcatataaatattcattttatctAAATTCAAGATGGAGACTTCTCATCACTTTTCAGCAACTTCTAAGTTTTCTTTCTCAATTTTTATCATGGAAATTAATTAATCTTCCTGGTGAAAATGCTGATATATGCCCTTTAAATTCTGACACGCCATGCAGGAAAGCACAAGTAAAACCCAAAACAGCAGGATTCAAGTAATTATCTTATactagaaattaaaatgttttaaaagaacaaaaaaaaatcttgctaaATTTTGTCAGcatcaaatgaaaattaaataaatcctgCTGCCAAccagaaatcaacatttaaagaGAGAGAGCTCCTCTGACCACACGGCTTCAAAATGAGCAACAAGCCTGTCACCTCTACCaggttttaatgtaatttacaCAGGGACTATAAAGATGCAGCCTTTTCCAGATTCAACAGCATAAATTCAAACTCGGCTGCATcatcatccaaaataaaaccatcaacGTCTGAAAACGACAAGCCCTCCACTGCAAAAGATGAACATAAACTCCTTTAAAAAGATGGCCTTCTTAGGATTCCTTCGTACACAAACTTtattcaggaaaacaaaaatcccactTATATTTCCGACATATTTTAAAGAGCAACACCAAGCAGCTGTATAATAATCTTCAAAaacgatttatttatttatgcaaaactgCGTCAAAACCCgacatgaaaaggaaaaactgaaaagtttgttctgttttagaaaaacatcccGATTAATAAATCCACTagaatatatttctaaaaacatttccagactGGGAGGGAGGATTATTTAACATTCATGCTGCTAAATTTATCACATTCCCAAAGTGtttcaaaatgtcaagttttggatttaaaaacagcaaaatttgtGACTTTGAcgtttttctgtttggatttcaaatgtttaaacttttggTTTATCCTTCGATATTCAAGCCAGGTTAGCGGCTTTGGTTTTCCTTTtccaaaacatcaaaattgTAAATAATCACCATATAAACAAAGTCTGAGTCAGGAGGAGAGTGACTTATAAAACCGGTTGTTAACGACCAAACTCTGTATAAATACGACTCCTGTTCTCTCGTTTCCGTCCAGAAGAAAAGtgccgttttgtttttgttttttcccttgGTGGTGTGTTCGGGTCGGAAACGTCTCACTGCATCTGGTAGCCGGCCATGTTGAAATTCCCCACGTTGGAAACGACGGTGTCAGGAGGCGTCGGGGCCGAAGCGTAGCCGCCCATCCAGGCTGCCGACTGCGACTGCCTGCAGATCAGCAAATATTTActcaaatatttcagtttcaacAGTGAAATACGGATTTTACTAAACGTTTAGCAGAGTTTAAAATGTCTGGGGGAAGAAAACGGTTTTAAACTGATTATACAAAGTTTGTTCACTTTATATACGTCTTGCATAACttctggctttttttaaaacataaaataatacaaaagtaggaaacaataaaagaacaaactttTAACTTGTCGCGatcagcaataaatcaattaatggcatgataaatgaaagcaataatttctgtttgcataatttatcgtttctctccttctcctttggtctcaaataaattcagtttaacgATGTTTAAAACCCCCAAACTGTCCTTTTTATCAGGATTGTTATATTTACAGACATGAACATTTGGGCCGATATCAATATCCAATATGGATATTTCCAATATGTCTATAATCTATATCTACTGATATTATTTAGATTTCACGGACATTTCAACAcctttcaggaaaaaaaacaaccagaaatggataaaaataattaccaGTCGTTCATATCGGCTCAGTTTCACTTATTGGACCGATTCCTATTGGTTAAAAAATGACTGATGTTGTTCCATACTGACGTTGGTGCCGATACTTCGTGCATCTCTAATTTACTCCTTTCCTACGTTTGCTCAATGAACGCATCAATCAATtggaaaatacaattaaattcaGTTACAATTTGCAGTTTAATTACATGAATCACATTTGTTAATGTGACTggtgttctaaaaaaaaaaacccattagaAATGGAAACGTTTCTCAAACGacaatgcataaaaaaacaataaacagttttttattgtaacttttatCATAATAATAGTAGcagaaaatattgtgataaaagtttaattgaatttaatcaattttgaagaattttaagCACCCTGACTAATCGTGTTTAAATTataagagctttaaaaaagGAACTCCATATATGGTGAATTGTTGTCAGGGAttcttcttaaagagacggcgTCCTAATGGAAGAGGAAGTTAACTCACTCGGCTCCGTATCCCTGCTGGCTCCATGTCTGTCCGTACATGTTGTAGGAGGGAACCTGCCAGCCGTTGGCCATGTACTGGCCGTACggctgctgctgcggctgcgGGTCTCCGTACACCTGGCTCCACTGGCCCCACTGGCTGTAATCCACCTgacacaggtacaaaacacaaTTCATCAGATTAGCaatctgattaaattttttaaaacaggttGAAAAGATGGCTCATTCTTGAGGTTTTTCATCTAACCAttactaaaagaagaaaataaacatcttatgTCCTAGAATCCGATAATGTAATATTCCTTTaggatgaatctgcagctaaaaaatacaaaatgtgaaaagttcaaccTTTTCTGCTTAACAGGGCTGATCGATTGATTACTTGTGACTTGggagatttttgtatttttacagtattttaactgggtgaagctaaaactgccacttgaggagttctgggtcaaacagatTCACAGACGAaagagtttgtatttttttttaaacacaaatgtctatttttttatacaacttTGGCTTAATTGCTTccctaaatgtgttttatttttcaccaaactGCCTTTTTCCTTTGAGCCTatttactccagttaacaataaCCAAATTAgacgattatttcagtaatcaattaatcacgattaatcgtttcaccTTTTTATACATCTGAAGtacattaaaaaatgcaaataaacaaatactttgattcctttttgataagaaaaacattttactggctaaaatgcaacatagtgTTCCTTCAGTAAATGGTACTGGGAGAAgataaaactgccacttgatcggttttggcaaaaacatttacagacaacggcgtttttatcttaaatacaaaactgaTATATAATTTGTACAACTTTATTGCTCTGAATAAGTTGTTATTTCACCAGATGGCCACTTTTTTCTGtatctgtatactccagttatcgattaatcgattactaaattagttcatttattttgataatcgattaatcacgattaattgtttcagctctaCTGATTAATTCTTCTAAAAAACTTCACAAATAGAAATTACATGAAAAACCAGAGACTGGTTGGAAATCTGTGTCagatttttagttatttattaaaaaaatcaaactggtTGAAGTTTTACAGTGACCACGTGTCGTAGTTGggaggcagaaacaaaaacaatacttgAGCTGAATCTCTTGCCAAGATTCTGACTCCACAGTCTGTCTGCTGCacatttactaatttgtttggcacaaataaaacaatgacatctgtaaaaaaagaaaacaaaaatcactgatGCAGCAGTAACTTCTGTACAGACGCCAAATTTAGCTTCAAACATCATTTTCTCAGGtgcttttaaaacaactgtgtgaaaataaacactCACTGTTGCTGGATTCATCACCAGGAAAtgttaaatgtagaaaaatatagTATTTATTTGGTCTaaataaaccacaaactttaatatattttattgggattttaagtgataaagcaacacaaagtaccACATAACTgggaaatggaagaaaaatacgGTTTTCTAGTTTTCTAGCAAAGATTCCTGACTGTATTTAGCAGTGGACTTTGAGTAGACCATTTTAACCCTGAAAGAGATGTAATATACAAAATCTTAACTcctacttttttattattttatttcaacttagAGACTGAACTCTGTAGTTCAGTCTTTTAATGCGATTGGATAGGAAAGTTTTAGACAAGCACATATCTTTAcagacaaatgtgtttttatcttaaatgaaaaatgtagatCATTTTTGCACAGTTgtgacttaattactgctctgagtgtgatatttttccagaaaattgccttttttaaagtctgtataTTTTAAGGATTAATTGTTGATTGTCAttttagcaatcgattaatcacaattcatttgattaatcattttagCCCTATCCAAAATACTCCTAAAAAAtcatcttatttattttcttcatgtttttatatgtcTGGGTTTTCTaagatttaacacaaaaatagaaTTTGACCTAAAAGACTTCAGAGCAGCTCTGGCTTTAAGTTTAGGGTTGTTACTTTTTTACGGGACTGTCCTGTATTTTCATATTAGCTCTGTCCAGCCTCTCTGACGATGCCGCCATGTTCAGTTTAGTTTTCCGTCATTTAACACCAACCTGCTGCGAGCTTTTTGCCATGTCAGGAGACTCTTTGCCCCAGTAGCACTTCACCATCTGTCCCTCAATGACGGTCCCGTTTACAGAGACGATGGCGTGCGCAGCGCTGTCATGGGTGGAGAACCTTcaacacaaaaagaacaaaacgaATCAGAACACAGGCAGCGTTACTGCCAACATGCTACTGTTGACATCTAGAGGCTAAACGCTGCTATGAGCTCTAATAATACCTGATGAAGGAATATCCTTTCTCTGGAAACACCCTGACCTCCATGATTTGACCAAATGGTGAAAACGTCTGTCGTATCAGATGTTCTAGAAGAAccacaaaggagaaaaaaatgttattctggTTGATTCTTCCGGTCAGGCAACTGGTAAGACACCTATAATTACAGAGTGACTACATGGTGAAACAATGGGCTCCACAGAATGTGGCACTCGCCTGTGAGACCCGACTGGATCCCGCCGCAGTACACCGTGCAGTTCTGTGGACTCGACTGATTCACCACGTCATCGAACCTCAGCTGCTTTGAGCCgtctgacaaaaaacaaaacaaaaacaacaacagatttaaaacaaaaccgcTGAAGGTGAGTCCTCGCAGCAGGAATCAAGGCTGAATCAGATCATCAGGTTACCATGGAAACGGCCCTGGTTGAAAGGCTGGTTTTCCCACTTTGGTTCGATTGacgaccaaagttgcaacatttgttacattttcagctgctaagattcaaacaaaccaaaccttttgaaaaacctgttcccctcctcacctgtgggggcgctgcaccaagaaccactgaaggaaacgagaCAAAACCACTGAAAAAGacactgagtgcaacttccttctttgcgaaatgtaaactaaaatggagactgtcagattttagtgtttgagggatttctgttttgtctttagtaaaagaccacgagccatttctcctgctagcgtgtttgttttggttgcgtttacccagaatgccctgcgctgtagacCAcgtcctgcttttggagcgctCTCCGGTCTCTcagtgttcacatatgcattcgaaccaAACCAGAGTTCGGTTTTTAGAGTTTGATTCGGATTCagacctccccaaacgaaccggactcTCTAGTCTCAAGTTTTCTAGAGAACTTTTCAAaatcttaaatcttaaatgtttacCTTTTTAACAGTTCTGGTATAATTACTTCTCTGAATGTGTCATTCTTCCAGAAATCTTTCTCtttatgattaatcaattactaaaatagttgatgattatttgaataattgattaatcgtgattaatcgtttcagctccATGGCAGATTATAGGGCTGTAATCCCAGATTGCAGATTTCCCGTC from Gambusia affinis linkage group LG13, SWU_Gaff_1.0, whole genome shotgun sequence includes:
- the tial1 gene encoding nucleolysin TIAR; translation: MDDESYPRTLYVGNLSRDVTEILILQLFTQIGPCKSCKMITEHTSNDPYCFVEFYERRDAAAALAAMNGRKILGKEVKVNWATTPSSQKKDTSNHYHVFVGDLNPEITTDDVRAAFSPFGAISDARVVKDITTGKSKGYGFVSFYNKLDAENAISHMAGQWLGGRQIRTNWATRKPPAPKSAQDNGSKQLRFDDVVNQSSPQNCTVYCGGIQSGLTEHLIRQTFSPFGQIMEVRVFPEKGYSFIRFSTHDSAAHAIVSVNGTVIEGQMVKCYWGKESPDMAKSSQQVDYSQWGQWSQVYGDPQPQQQPYGQYMANGWQVPSYNMYGQTWSQQGYGAEQSQSAAWMGGYASAPTPPDTVVSNVGNFNMAGYQMQ